The following proteins are co-located in the Vanessa atalanta chromosome 11, ilVanAtal1.2, whole genome shotgun sequence genome:
- the LOC125067335 gene encoding uncharacterized protein LOC125067335 encodes MVANLVIVLILLSVYYAYRNHNREFTATASAIQQIWSGTCRLSCRQSEYSGFSGLSGLVTGQNTESTTLHNGSSAVCVCESCPCELVENVLRTCSPATNIYTQTIEFVSDCYYDLVKTLIDFFNYVDQVMRCNVTCQRQPQLLPVSRFNSTGNISFVRTKEENEIEKIVKNASKPTTITFPKKSETIDNKYEATSSRTSESTALSLAISDTKIPVKSSAESEQTQSNCSRCIEKGMTCMGTCPRQKEN; translated from the exons atgGTTGCAAATTTAGTTATTGTTTTGATACTTCTATCAGTTTACTATGCTTAC AGGAATCATAACAGAGAGTTTACGGCGACCGCGTCAGCTATCCAACAAATCTGGTCCGGCACGTGTAGACTGTCATGTCGTCAGAGTGAATACAGTGGGTTCAGTGGACTGAGTGGCCTAGTCACGGGCCAGAACACCGAGTCGACTACCTTGCACAATGGCTCGAGTGCTGTTTGCGTGTGCGAATCCTGTCCGTGCGAACTCGTTGAAAATGTTCTTAG GACCTGTAGTCCGGCCACGAATATTTACACTCAAACGATTGAATTTGTGTCGGATTGTTATTATGATTTGGTCAAAACG TTGATTGACTTCTTCAATTATGTAGACCAAGTGATGCGCTGCAACGTTACTTGCCAGAGACAACCTCAG CTGTTGCCGGTTAGCCGATTTAATTCAACAGGCAATATAAGCTTTGTTCGAACAAAAGAGGAAAATGAGATAGAGAAAATTGTCAAGAACGCGTCGAAGCCTACGACGATCACATTTCCAAAGAAGTCCGAAACAATAGATAATAAGTACGAAGCAACCAGTTCCAGGACATCCGAAAGTACAGCACTAAGTCTAGCAATTTCTGACACAAAAATACCTGTGAAAAGTTCTGCGGAATCCGAACAAACGCAAAGTAATTGTTCCAGATGTATCGAAAAGGGTATGACTTGTATGGGTACGTGTCCACGCCAGAAAgagaattaa